One Halarcobacter ebronensis genomic window carries:
- the tssJ gene encoding type VI secretion system lipoprotein TssJ, whose amino-acid sequence MKNLLNLIVIVLVILGFNACSTKPTHIELVVESSNDLNPDINNVSSPLMLTFYELESAENFLKYDYWTLMEESGKNLSRDLISQTKHIITPNQKQTYKIRFDADSRFLGVVAQFRDIQNNTNWKQAINLEEDSYNYSELKLKKFTIERVE is encoded by the coding sequence ATGAAAAATTTATTAAATCTAATAGTAATTGTGTTGGTGATTTTAGGTTTTAATGCTTGCTCAACCAAACCTACACATATAGAGTTGGTTGTTGAGTCTTCAAATGATTTGAATCCAGATATAAACAATGTTTCATCTCCTTTGATGCTTACTTTTTATGAACTTGAATCTGCGGAGAACTTTTTAAAATATGATTATTGGACACTAATGGAAGAGTCAGGGAAAAATCTAAGTAGAGATCTGATTTCTCAAACAAAACATATTATTACTCCAAATCAAAAACAGACTTACAAAATAAGATTTGATGCAGATAGTAGGTTTTTAGGAGTTGTTGCACAATTTAGAGATATTCAAAATAATACAAATTGGAAACAAGCAATAAACTTAGAAGAGGATTCTTATAACTATAGCGAACTAAAATTAAAAAAATTTACAATTGAAAGAGTTGAATGA
- the tssK gene encoding type VI secretion system baseplate subunit TssK, producing the protein MQNRVVWREGLFLRPQHFQQNDRHVNYQLMTRTIQSKPNSWGLYNLSIDENLLNTGKISIKSISGILPDGTLFDINSKNQQLSLDIKINDANKIVYLVLPAFIQDSDEVHFEEQKNLLTRYSAKVINNVPNTNSGESSISDILIAQQNFKLVTQDGINDNYIKMEILKVGNVLTSGVVSLDENFSATFLHFNNCEGLVSKTKELLSMISYRAERLADTLSDTTLQATELGNYLMLQLLNKAEARLNYFLTQDKVHPDSLFLELITLSGELSVFMKKEKRLSAQIVYNHNEQYSSFIRVFDEIKSMLSMVLEQNSISLPVEKRKYGIYIALIKDKNLIKNSTFIFSVSADVPAQKIKEVLLNSLKLGTIETIKKLVNFHLVGFKIRALSTPPKEIPFKVNHLYFSIELTKENKDELLKSTGFAFYLSSELSNVDYSIWAIKDN; encoded by the coding sequence ATGCAAAATAGAGTAGTATGGAGAGAAGGGTTATTTTTAAGACCACAACATTTTCAACAAAATGATAGACATGTTAATTATCAGCTAATGACAAGAACAATTCAGTCAAAACCAAATAGTTGGGGTTTGTATAACTTGTCTATTGATGAAAACCTATTAAATACAGGGAAAATATCAATAAAAAGTATTTCAGGAATTTTGCCAGATGGTACCCTTTTTGATATAAACTCAAAAAATCAGCAGTTGAGTTTAGATATAAAAATAAATGATGCAAATAAAATTGTATATTTAGTTTTACCTGCATTTATTCAAGATAGTGATGAAGTTCATTTTGAAGAACAAAAAAATCTACTAACTAGATACAGTGCAAAGGTTATTAATAATGTGCCAAATACAAATTCAGGGGAATCAAGTATTAGTGATATTCTTATTGCACAACAAAATTTTAAGTTAGTAACTCAAGATGGAATAAATGACAATTATATAAAAATGGAGATATTAAAAGTTGGAAATGTCTTAACAAGTGGTGTTGTCTCTCTTGATGAAAATTTTAGTGCTACATTTTTACATTTTAATAATTGTGAAGGTTTGGTTTCAAAAACGAAAGAGCTTTTAAGTATGATCTCTTATAGAGCTGAAAGATTGGCAGATACCTTAAGTGATACAACTTTACAGGCAACTGAATTGGGCAACTATTTAATGCTTCAATTGCTTAATAAAGCTGAGGCAAGATTGAACTATTTTCTTACTCAAGATAAAGTTCATCCAGATTCTCTATTTTTAGAGTTGATAACTTTAAGTGGCGAATTATCTGTTTTTATGAAAAAAGAGAAAAGATTAAGTGCTCAAATTGTATATAACCATAATGAACAGTATTCAAGTTTTATTAGAGTTTTTGATGAAATAAAATCAATGCTTTCAATGGTATTAGAGCAAAATAGTATATCTCTTCCTGTTGAAAAAAGAAAATATGGTATATATATTGCATTAATTAAAGACAAAAATTTAATAAAAAATTCTACATTTATTTTCTCTGTTTCAGCTGATGTTCCTGCTCAAAAAATTAAAGAAGTACTTCTTAATAGTTTAAAATTAGGAACAATTGAAACAATAAAAAAGCTTGTTAATTTCCATTTAGTTGGATTTAAAATCAGAGCATTATCAACTCCACCCAAAGAGATACCTTTTAAAGTAAATCATCTATATTTTAGTATTGAGTTAACAAAAGAGAATAAAGATGAATTATTAAAATCTACTGGTTTTGCATTCTATTTATCTTCGGAATTATCAAATGTAGATTATTCAATCTGGGCAATAAAAGATAATTAG
- the icmH gene encoding type IVB secretion system protein IcmH/DotU translates to MSNKTILITNENNRSNSLTNFSRVDMTPHDNFKKQTSTFRRNNLKNRFNEFDISFNPFISSASPIITYALEVCEFPSENIDMDEVRENCISKINHYSETALKYGIENTEVLVTRYIICTFVDELMNINYSTTQNSWSSNSLLNIFHRETYGGENFFHLLDKFLKTSAKYIHILELMYICLALGFEGKYRVRSRGEVELSNIKESLFRQIKMVQGKDPFTFYTIQEPSKDRYRLFNKVPYSLLFLGVFLFVSVIYSIFTYALNEQNSDFLNFIDNKKIVIETLEGKK, encoded by the coding sequence ATGAGCAATAAAACTATTTTAATAACAAATGAAAACAACAGAAGTAACTCTTTAACAAATTTTAGTAGAGTTGATATGACTCCCCATGATAATTTTAAAAAGCAGACAAGTACATTTAGGAGAAATAATTTAAAAAATAGATTTAATGAGTTTGATATAAGTTTTAATCCCTTTATTAGTTCGGCTTCGCCCATTATTACTTATGCTTTAGAGGTTTGTGAATTTCCATCGGAAAATATTGATATGGATGAAGTAAGGGAAAACTGTATATCTAAAATAAATCACTACTCTGAGACTGCTTTAAAATATGGTATTGAAAATACTGAAGTTTTAGTAACTAGATATATTATATGTACTTTTGTTGATGAGTTGATGAATATTAATTATTCAACAACTCAAAATAGCTGGTCAAGTAATAGTTTATTGAATATTTTTCATAGAGAAACCTATGGTGGCGAGAATTTTTTTCATCTTCTTGATAAATTTCTAAAGACCTCTGCAAAATATATTCATATTTTAGAGTTAATGTATATCTGTTTAGCTTTAGGTTTTGAAGGGAAATATAGAGTTAGAAGTAGGGGAGAAGTTGAATTAAGTAATATAAAAGAGAGTCTTTTTAGACAAATAAAAATGGTACAAGGCAAAGATCCTTTTACTTTTTATACTATTCAAGAACCATCAAAAGATAGATATAGACTTTTTAATAAAGTACCCTATAGTCTACTTTTTTTAGGTGTTTTTCTTTTCGTTTCAGTGATTTATTCAATCTTTACCTATGCTTTAAATGAACAAAATAGTGATTTTTTAAATTTCATTGATAATAAAAAAATTGTAATTGAGACTTTAGAAGGAAAGAAATAG
- the tssM gene encoding type VI secretion system membrane subunit TssM — translation MKKSIFKRVSFWILFSAFLISLFVIFATPYLFESYKDLNFRLLVAFCIFFGTIIILLLAVLFKKEETQDAIKEKKEQLELEREYKKVINEKKKDLRSKFYEAIGIIKKSSLYRSKRKAKYELPWYLVVGNSNEGKTTLLESSGLSFPLNVDYSNNEVVEEKNTNSFQWYFAEHSVFIDMPGNYIEQKQNPEDPIIWKEFLRIFTKKRWRRPINGIILPISAQTIIEKSELELEQYAKDLRDRFDELSKAFMSSGIPIYLIFTKSDKIEGFNEYFSTLTEEEKNEILGITFDSENRNIDSTVIKPLLEDLIKRLNSSVLEKLHYEWEEKNRGKIFSFCENFSNFFEKANLFIEMCFSQTRYRKPLLLRGVYFTSVPGKTNEYALIPKNSLEYSRSNTKGLFIKKLLNDIIFPESEIIKMDDNYKKKIKRDQRITYGVTLLFITFFSIFIIQDFIYHNNLLTKLEKNYEIYLDKKEKIVPSDDFVEILETINKLNDIKKYNDSNTSSDFWKILFFRVDERKAKLNQLYHTDLVKLLLPRIAALIKSNIKAEINDFDKTWDNTKAYIMLNQINRIDAEFLSEYVAFYLNKKYANMPDIQKYLNYHWQNLLSLGFNSYEIDTKTLKFARSRLIKFGIEQLAYKEIKNQVAQKNLNDFIFANVLGNNVSSFGGSNYVIPGFYTKKGYKIMINEGKDLTSQVLLNNWVLGERTDFTTLEISDYYKKILSFYFNDYKNYWNKALSELKIETYSSIIDLNNQLSLLSSADSPIISILTALKKNTQLYTPEEELQMKSDDKVKNAVVNRVASGQLTRIAANKIANSSISIMDNTSVKSLREFFKPYNVLLDDEFQASSILKDPISKISNTYQLMTSIQGAITPDFDSFKIVKERIDGKLQPIVVPLNFLPIHVKKWFTFVLQSNWNHLLVNAKAYINKKYKDEVYSFYDSRLKNKYPFNKKETNTFVKLDDLSDFFRKSGVIDSFYNNYLSNFVTVNSNTYEYGNKNLDGSMMNIDKSILQGVLRAYKIRSVFFKNSGTLGFDISLKPRDLSGNLATMFLFYDNQSIYYEHGPIISKKIYWPPKTQNSVVKFKLYDLSNGLVTQEYIDNDWSLFKLLDNFTYSSSKSNEAVIVYKKGEYDGSFFIKGSAVDFFGGNDSLSRFYLSENL, via the coding sequence ATGAAAAAGAGTATTTTTAAAAGGGTCTCATTTTGGATTTTATTTAGTGCCTTTCTTATTTCACTATTTGTAATTTTTGCAACACCGTATCTCTTTGAATCATACAAGGATTTAAACTTTAGACTTCTTGTTGCTTTTTGCATATTTTTTGGAACAATAATTATTCTACTATTGGCTGTTCTTTTTAAAAAGGAGGAGACACAAGATGCAATAAAAGAGAAAAAAGAGCAACTTGAGTTAGAAAGAGAGTATAAAAAAGTAATAAATGAAAAGAAAAAAGATTTAAGAAGCAAGTTTTATGAAGCAATAGGGATTATAAAAAAGTCTTCTTTATATAGAAGTAAAAGAAAAGCAAAATATGAACTTCCTTGGTATTTAGTTGTTGGTAATAGTAACGAAGGGAAAACTACACTTTTGGAATCATCAGGGCTTAGTTTCCCTTTAAATGTTGATTATAGTAATAATGAAGTAGTTGAAGAAAAAAATACAAACTCATTTCAATGGTATTTTGCAGAACACTCAGTATTTATTGATATGCCAGGAAACTATATTGAACAAAAACAGAATCCTGAAGATCCAATAATTTGGAAAGAGTTTTTAAGGATATTTACAAAAAAGAGATGGAGAAGACCAATCAATGGAATAATACTTCCAATAAGTGCCCAAACAATAATAGAAAAATCAGAGTTGGAGCTTGAACAATATGCAAAAGATTTAAGAGATAGATTTGATGAGTTATCAAAGGCTTTTATGTCTTCAGGTATTCCTATCTATTTGATTTTTACAAAAAGTGATAAGATTGAAGGGTTTAATGAGTATTTTTCAACCCTTACAGAAGAAGAAAAAAATGAAATATTAGGAATTACTTTTGATAGTGAAAATAGAAATATTGATTCAACAGTTATAAAACCTCTTTTGGAAGATTTAATAAAGAGGTTAAATAGTTCTGTTTTAGAAAAACTTCATTATGAGTGGGAAGAGAAAAATAGAGGTAAAATCTTCTCTTTTTGTGAAAATTTTTCAAACTTTTTTGAGAAGGCAAATCTGTTTATTGAGATGTGTTTTTCTCAAACAAGATATAGAAAACCACTTTTATTAAGAGGAGTATATTTTACAAGTGTTCCTGGAAAAACCAATGAATATGCACTTATTCCTAAAAACTCTTTAGAGTATTCAAGAAGCAATACAAAAGGGCTTTTTATTAAAAAACTTCTTAATGATATTATTTTCCCAGAGTCAGAAATAATTAAAATGGATGATAATTACAAAAAGAAAATAAAGAGAGATCAGCGGATAACATATGGTGTGACTCTTCTTTTTATAACTTTTTTTAGCATCTTTATTATACAAGATTTTATTTATCATAATAACTTACTAACTAAACTTGAAAAAAATTATGAAATATATTTGGATAAAAAAGAGAAGATTGTCCCAAGTGATGATTTTGTAGAGATTTTAGAGACTATAAATAAACTAAATGATATTAAGAAATATAATGATAGTAATACTTCAAGTGATTTTTGGAAAATTCTATTTTTTAGAGTTGATGAGAGAAAAGCAAAATTAAATCAACTCTATCATACTGACTTGGTTAAACTTTTACTTCCAAGAATTGCAGCTCTTATCAAAAGTAATATAAAAGCTGAAATTAATGATTTTGATAAGACATGGGATAATACAAAAGCCTATATTATGTTAAATCAAATTAATAGAATCGATGCAGAATTTTTATCAGAATATGTTGCTTTTTACTTAAATAAAAAATATGCAAATATGCCAGATATACAAAAATATTTAAACTATCATTGGCAAAATCTTTTAAGTCTTGGTTTTAACTCTTATGAAATAGATACAAAAACATTAAAATTTGCAAGAAGTAGATTAATCAAGTTTGGGATAGAACAACTTGCCTATAAAGAGATAAAAAATCAAGTTGCACAAAAAAATTTAAATGATTTTATCTTTGCTAATGTACTAGGAAACAATGTCTCTTCATTCGGTGGGAGTAATTATGTTATACCTGGATTTTATACAAAAAAAGGGTATAAGATTATGATAAATGAAGGTAAAGATTTAACTTCTCAAGTTCTATTAAATAACTGGGTTTTAGGGGAGAGAACTGATTTTACCACATTAGAAATTTCAGATTATTATAAAAAAATTCTCTCTTTTTATTTTAATGACTATAAAAACTATTGGAATAAAGCCTTATCTGAACTAAAAATTGAAACGTATAGTTCCATAATTGATTTAAACAATCAATTATCACTTTTAAGTTCTGCTGATTCACCAATAATTAGTATACTTACTGCTTTAAAAAAGAATACTCAACTTTATACTCCTGAAGAGGAACTTCAGATGAAATCTGATGATAAAGTTAAAAATGCTGTTGTAAATAGAGTTGCCTCTGGGCAGTTGACAAGAATTGCTGCAAATAAAATTGCGAATAGTTCAATATCTATTATGGATAATACTAGTGTAAAAAGTCTTAGAGAATTTTTTAAACCCTATAATGTACTACTTGATGATGAATTCCAAGCAAGTAGTATTTTAAAAGATCCAATTAGTAAAATTAGTAATACTTACCAATTAATGACATCAATTCAAGGGGCAATTACTCCAGATTTTGACTCTTTTAAAATTGTTAAAGAGAGAATTGATGGAAAATTACAACCTATTGTTGTTCCTTTGAATTTTTTACCAATTCATGTAAAAAAATGGTTTACTTTTGTTTTACAAAGTAACTGGAATCATCTTTTAGTAAATGCAAAAGCTTATATAAATAAAAAATACAAAGATGAAGTATATTCATTTTATGATAGTAGATTAAAGAATAAATACCCTTTTAATAAAAAAGAGACTAACACCTTTGTTAAGTTAGATGATTTAAGTGATTTCTTTAGAAAATCTGGTGTAATTGATAGTTTTTATAATAACTATCTTTCAAATTTTGTAACAGTGAATTCAAATACATATGAATATGGCAATAAAAACTTAGATGGTAGTATGATGAATATTGATAAAAGCATACTCCAAGGAGTTCTAAGAGCATATAAAATTAGAAGTGTATTCTTTAAAAACAGTGGTACATTAGGTTTTGATATATCACTTAAACCAAGGGATTTAAGTGGAAATCTTGCAACAATGTTTCTTTTTTATGACAATCAATCAATCTATTATGAGCATGGACCAATAATAAGTAAAAAAATTTATTGGCCACCAAAAACTCAAAATAGCGTAGTGAAGTTTAAACTTTATGATCTATCAAATGGACTTGTCACCCAAGAGTATATAGATAATGACTGGAGTTTATTTAAGTTACTTGATAACTTTACTTATAGTTCTTCAAAAAGTAATGAGGCTGTAATAGTTTATAAAAAGGGAGAATATGATGGTTCTTTCTTTATTAAAGGTTCAGCAGTTGATTTCTTTGGTGGGAATGACTCTTTGTCAAGATTTTATTTGAGTGAGAATTTATAA
- a CDS encoding PP2C family protein-serine/threonine phosphatase, with protein MSFKSFYFTHPGHVRKVNEDAFYTCDEKGLWIVCDGMGGHDEGNFASHLVTDIFEEFELKGSFEDRIVLMCKQLKIIHTLLQNRVDKLGNDVQIGTTLMLLHIYENKGVCIHSGDTRCYNLRNNILSTVTKDHAIEIDDFYGYRRVLTSALSAPGDLKIEVTRFIVHPEDVYLLCSDGLYDNVANQTIKSSMEKEPLNLGIDILKFNVLSSVADDNITAVLIGK; from the coding sequence ATGTCTTTTAAAAGCTTTTATTTCACACATCCAGGTCATGTTAGAAAAGTAAATGAAGATGCTTTTTATACTTGTGATGAAAAAGGTTTATGGATTGTATGTGATGGAATGGGTGGTCACGATGAAGGTAATTTTGCAAGTCATTTAGTTACTGATATTTTTGAAGAGTTTGAGCTTAAAGGTTCTTTTGAAGATAGAATTGTTTTAATGTGTAAACAGTTAAAAATTATTCATACTTTACTTCAAAATAGAGTGGATAAATTAGGGAATGATGTTCAAATAGGAACAACTCTAATGTTACTTCATATTTACGAGAATAAAGGAGTTTGTATTCATTCTGGTGATACTAGATGTTATAACCTAAGAAACAATATATTAAGTACTGTAACAAAAGATCATGCAATAGAGATAGATGATTTTTATGGATATAGAAGAGTATTAACTTCAGCATTAAGTGCTCCTGGTGATTTAAAAATAGAAGTAACTAGATTTATAGTACATCCTGAAGATGTATATCTTTTATGTAGTGATGGTTTATATGATAATGTAGCAAATCAAACAATAAAATCATCAATGGAAAAAGAACCACTTAATTTGGGTATTGATATTTTGAAATTTAATGTTTTATCTTCAGTCGCAGATGACAATATAACTGCAGTTTTAATTGGAAAATAA
- a CDS encoding serine/threonine-protein kinase, which translates to MNLIEEITKNSIKKKEKIKKNKGVLNKRYFCAEELAKGGLSTIYKGIDIYSEYFGKDSNIVIKIPSDELLKKDDICAFTYAEYNFLRRLNHDNIVKVLDFGIDRKTDIPYLVLEYINGMLLSEIPLERMSLSVKNQVFKSLHNTLKYVHSKNIIHADITPINIILNDANSPIIFDFGISQSVEEESFTLEYKKVKAFNPKYSAPELIQDIESKPTMYSDIFSFACVMYELYSNKQLFKESSLELLENPIKMRDLSQVPLSLKRWFKYALNAIPEKRYLKRHYKI; encoded by the coding sequence ATGAATTTAATAGAAGAGATAACTAAAAATAGTATAAAGAAAAAAGAGAAAATTAAAAAAAATAAAGGAGTATTAAATAAAAGATATTTCTGTGCTGAAGAGTTAGCAAAAGGCGGATTAAGTACTATTTATAAAGGGATTGATATATATAGTGAATATTTTGGCAAGGATTCAAATATTGTAATAAAAATACCATCTGATGAATTATTAAAAAAAGATGATATTTGTGCTTTTACTTATGCTGAGTATAATTTTCTAAGAAGATTAAATCATGATAATATTGTAAAAGTATTAGATTTTGGAATTGATAGAAAAACAGATATTCCATACTTAGTATTAGAGTATATTAATGGTATGTTGTTAAGTGAAATACCATTAGAAAGAATGAGCCTTTCTGTAAAAAATCAAGTATTTAAATCTTTGCACAATACTTTGAAATATGTACACAGTAAAAATATAATTCATGCAGATATAACTCCAATAAATATAATTTTAAATGATGCAAATTCTCCTATAATATTTGATTTTGGAATTTCACAAAGTGTTGAAGAAGAGAGTTTTACATTAGAATATAAAAAGGTTAAAGCATTTAATCCTAAATATTCTGCACCTGAATTAATACAAGATATTGAATCTAAACCAACAATGTATTCAGATATTTTCTCTTTTGCTTGTGTGATGTATGAACTTTATTCTAACAAACAACTATTTAAAGAAAGCTCTTTAGAATTATTAGAAAATCCAATAAAAATGAGAGATTTGTCACAAGTACCACTTTCATTAAAGAGATGGTTTAAATATGCATTAAATGCTATTCCAGAAAAAAGATATTTAAAAAGACATTATAAAATATAA
- a CDS encoding Hcp family type VI secretion system effector, with protein MNNPIFITIKGSTQGLITQGTFTPESIGNSYQKGHEDEALIKGFSHNISIPRDPQSGQPSGQRVHEPFVISKLFDKSSPLLYNALTKGETLTEVELKWYRTSYAGKPEHYFSIVLEDAVIVNIDSFMDNEETLNKSQVAPLERVSFAYRKITWRHETASTSGEDDWRIGVGLSA; from the coding sequence ATGAACAACCCAATTTTTATTACGATTAAAGGTAGTACTCAAGGTTTAATTACGCAAGGTACTTTTACACCAGAGTCAATAGGTAACTCTTATCAAAAAGGTCATGAAGATGAAGCACTAATTAAAGGTTTCTCTCATAACATTAGTATTCCAAGAGATCCACAATCTGGACAACCATCTGGGCAAAGAGTACATGAACCATTTGTAATATCAAAACTATTTGATAAATCATCACCTCTTTTATACAATGCATTGACTAAGGGAGAAACGCTAACTGAAGTAGAATTGAAATGGTATAGAACAAGTTATGCTGGAAAACCAGAACATTATTTTAGTATAGTATTGGAAGATGCAGTAATCGTAAATATCGATTCTTTTATGGATAATGAAGAAACTTTAAATAAAAGTCAAGTTGCACCTCTTGAAAGAGTATCTTTTGCATATAGAAAAATTACTTGGAGACATGAAACTGCAAGTACTTCTGGTGAAGATGATTGGAGAATAGGTGTAGGATTAAGTGCATAA